The following proteins are encoded in a genomic region of Protaetiibacter sp. SSC-01:
- a CDS encoding cation diffusion facilitator family transporter: MSASGGTKAIIAAFLANLGIAITKFVAWFFSGSSSMLAEGVHSVADSGNQLLLLLGGRKAKKAADAEHPFGYGRERYVYAFVVAIILFSVGGVFSIYEGIEKLTHPHPLENAWLPILVLVIAIGLESFSLRTAVKESNHVRGKQSWVQFVRRAKQPELPVVLLEDVAALLGLVLALLGVGLTILTGDNLWDGIGTIAIGVLLVTVAIILGIETKSLLVGEGAEPDVVAKILAAFNGHPQVEAVIHMKTLYLGPDELLVAAKIAVPKATRAVDVATAIDAIEKDVRAAVPVARVIYLEPDIYVSREGDHPSTDAIVIKSTD; encoded by the coding sequence GTTCGTCGCATGGTTCTTCTCGGGATCGAGCTCGATGCTCGCGGAGGGCGTGCACTCGGTGGCCGACTCCGGCAACCAGCTGCTCCTGCTGCTCGGCGGGCGCAAGGCGAAGAAGGCAGCGGATGCCGAGCATCCGTTCGGCTACGGCCGCGAGCGCTACGTGTACGCCTTCGTCGTCGCGATCATCCTCTTCTCGGTCGGCGGCGTGTTCTCGATCTACGAGGGCATCGAGAAGCTCACCCATCCGCACCCGCTCGAGAACGCGTGGCTGCCGATCCTCGTGCTCGTCATCGCGATCGGCCTCGAGAGCTTCTCGCTGCGCACCGCCGTGAAGGAGTCGAACCACGTCCGCGGCAAGCAGAGCTGGGTGCAGTTCGTGCGCCGCGCGAAGCAGCCCGAGCTGCCGGTCGTGCTGCTCGAGGACGTCGCGGCCCTCCTCGGCCTCGTGCTCGCCCTCCTGGGCGTCGGGCTCACGATCCTCACGGGCGACAACCTGTGGGACGGCATCGGCACGATCGCGATCGGCGTGCTGCTCGTGACCGTCGCCATCATCCTCGGCATCGAGACGAAGAGCCTGCTCGTCGGCGAGGGGGCGGAGCCGGATGTCGTTGCCAAGATCCTCGCGGCGTTCAACGGCCACCCGCAGGTCGAGGCCGTCATCCACATGAAGACCCTCTACCTCGGACCCGACGAGCTGCTCGTCGCCGCGAAGATCGCCGTGCCGAAGGCGACGCGCGCCGTCGACGTCGCGACGGCGATCGACGCGATCGAGAAGGACGTGCGCGCCGCCGTGCCGGTCGCGCGCGTCATCTACCTCGAGCCCGACATCTACGTCTCGCGCGAGGGCGACCACCCCTCGACCGACGCGATCGTCATCAAGAGCACGGACTGA
- a CDS encoding DUF4406 domain-containing protein, producing MTASMLILIAGPYRSGTDGDPARIAANLRRLEAASAPLYRLGHVPMIGEWVALPTIRELGDQPGGEPDVMYETASRLLQHCDAVLRLPGVSAGADQDVRIARERGLPVYTDLAQVPRAS from the coding sequence GTGACCGCATCAATGCTCATCCTCATCGCCGGCCCATACCGCTCGGGCACCGACGGAGACCCCGCCCGCATCGCAGCGAATCTGCGGCGGCTCGAGGCCGCATCCGCGCCCCTCTACCGGCTCGGTCACGTGCCCATGATCGGGGAGTGGGTGGCGCTCCCCACCATCCGCGAGCTCGGCGACCAGCCGGGCGGTGAGCCCGACGTCATGTACGAGACCGCCTCGCGCCTGCTGCAGCACTGCGACGCCGTGCTGCGCCTCCCGGGGGTCTCGGCCGGCGCGGACCAGGACGTGCGCATCGCGCGGGAGCGCGGTCTGCCGGTCTACACCGATCTCGCCCAGGTGCCGCGCGCGAGCTGA
- a CDS encoding DeoR/GlpR family DNA-binding transcription regulator, with product MLAKQRKRHLIELLARDGRVVAKEVAAELGISEDTVRRDLRELADAGLARRVYGGALPFDASERPFAERDDDSGKERVAESALALLEPGMTIALDGGTTALALARRIPNGAGLTIATPSPHVAIAAAEHSDARVLLLGGELGRHSMTSGGALALEAIARVGADRFLLGASGVHPDHGVTTDDPDDAAVKRALAAVSRETYLLASGPKLGARARHTVLALDQLAGVVVPSTERDAARELLGAHLVR from the coding sequence ATGCTGGCGAAGCAGCGCAAGCGGCACCTCATCGAGCTCCTCGCGCGCGACGGCCGCGTCGTGGCGAAGGAGGTCGCCGCCGAACTCGGCATCTCCGAGGACACCGTGCGCCGCGACCTGCGCGAGCTCGCGGATGCCGGCCTCGCCCGTCGCGTCTACGGCGGGGCGCTGCCGTTCGACGCATCCGAGCGACCCTTCGCCGAACGCGACGACGACTCCGGCAAGGAGCGCGTCGCCGAGAGCGCGCTCGCGCTGCTCGAACCCGGCATGACGATCGCGCTCGACGGCGGCACGACCGCGCTCGCGCTGGCCCGACGCATCCCGAACGGCGCCGGCCTCACGATCGCGACCCCGAGCCCGCACGTCGCGATCGCCGCTGCCGAGCACTCGGACGCCCGCGTGCTGCTGCTCGGCGGCGAGCTCGGGCGCCACTCGATGACGTCGGGCGGAGCCCTTGCGCTCGAGGCGATCGCGCGCGTCGGCGCCGACCGCTTCCTGCTCGGCGCATCCGGCGTGCACCCCGACCACGGCGTCACGACCGACGACCCCGACGACGCCGCCGTCAAACGCGCGCTCGCCGCCGTGAGCCGTGAGACCTACCTGCTCGCGAGCGGCCCGAAGCTCGGGGCGCGGGCGCGGCATACGGTGCTCGCCCTCGACCAGCTCGCGGGCGTCGTGGTGCCGTCGACCGAGCGCGACGCCGCGCGCGAACTGCTCGGCGCCCACCTCGTGCGCTGA